CACTTTGCCACTTTGCCACTTTGCCACTTTGCCACTTTGCCACTTTGTCACTTTGTCACTCTGTCACTCTGTCGCTTTGCCCCTTTGCCACTTTTTTTGCCTTCTCCATTTCGGTTTCACGTTTCCTTACAAGGTCGTCTATCTTGTTCTGCGAAAACCGGTACCGGTGTTTTTCGGCTGTGCAGATAGCCTTCAGCGCGCCGGTCGACTCCTTGATCGTATCATTGATGATAACATAGTCATACCACCGGGCCTCGGTGATCTCCTCAACGGCCCGGTTCAGGCGCCGCCTCAGCATGCCGGCGTCTTCGGAACCGCGGCGTGCAAGTCGTTCTCTCAAAATACCGATGGTGGGCGGAAGAATGAACACAAAAACACCGTCCGGGAAAATGGTTTTCAGGTTCTTCGCACCCTGAGGGTCCACGTCGAGGAGGATGTCGTGCCCCTGTTCCCGCATATCATCGATGACCCGCCGTGACGTCCCGTAGAGATGCCCGTAGTTTTCGGCCCATTCGGCAAATTCTCCGGCATCGGCGAGCCGCCTGAATTCATCCTCCTCGATGAAATGATAGTCCCTGCCATCCTGCT
This genomic stretch from Deltaproteobacteria bacterium harbors:
- the gmk gene encoding guanylate kinase, with the protein product MAENNPDRAKGLMIVVSAPSGTGKTTICRNVLNLLPGLSFSVSHTTRKARRGEQDGRDYHFIEEDEFRRLADAGEFAEWAENYGHLYGTSRRVIDDMREQGHDILLDVDPQGAKNLKTIFPDGVFVFILPPTIGILRERLARRGSEDAGMLRRRLNRAVEEITEARWYDYVIINDTIKESTGALKAICTAEKHRYRFSQNKIDDLVRKRETEMEKAKKVAKGQSDRVTE